The genomic window CTGAACGGCTGAAAAAAGTAATATATCTGGCAAGAGAGGAAGCCGCGAGACTTCATCACGACTATATTGGCACGGAGCACCTTCTCCTGGGAATCGTGAGGCAGGGAGAGGGAGTGGCTGCCGATGTCCTGCATAACCTTGGGCTCGACCTTGATACGGTGAGGCAGACCGTCGAAAGCATGGTATCGGAATCAGGCGGAACCATGACCATCGGAGAGATACCTTTTACTCCAAGGGCCAAGAGGGTTCTCGAGCTCTCTGTTGACGAGGCGAGGCAGCTCGGCCACAACTATGTTGGAACCGAACACCTGCTCCTGGGTCTAATAAGAGAAGGCGAGGGAATTGCGGCAAGAGTTCTCATGGAGCTTGGTCTCGACAGAAAAAAGGTCAGAGAGGAGATGATGAGGCTTCTTCACGGGACTCCCCAGATGTCCTCAGAGAGAGAAGAAAAAGTCGAAACTCCTGCTCTGAACCAATTCGGAAGGGACCTGACGGCGCTTGCGGCCGAGGGGAAGCTTGATCCGATAATCGGAAGGAACTCCGAGATTGAGAGAGTGATTCAGGTCCTCTCGAGGAGAAAAAAGAACAACCCGGTTCTCATAGGCGAACCCGGGGTCGGAAAGACCGCGATCGCGGAGGGCCTTGCCGAGCGGATAGTGGAGAACAAGGTTCCGGAGACCCTGAAGGACAAGCGGATCGTGACGCTTGATCTGGCCGCAGTTGTCGCCGGAACAAAGTACAGAGGACAGTTTGAAGAGAGACTCAAGGCGGTAATGAATGAGATCAGGGAATCCAAGAACTCAATCATTTTCATAGACGAGCTTCACACCATAGTCGGCGCCGGCGGCGCTGAAGGCGCGATAGATGCTTCGAACATGTTGAAACCTGCCCTGGCAAGGGGGGAACTGCAGTGCATCGGTGCCACGACTCTTGATGACTACAGGAAATACATAGAGAAAGACGGCGCCCTCGAAAGACGATTCCAGCCGATAATGGTTGATCCTCCGACAGTCGAGGAGACGATTCAGATAATCATGGGCTTGAGAGACAGATATGAAGCCCATCACAAGGTCAAGATAACCGATGAGGCAGTCGTTGCTGCCGCAAAGCTGTCCGACCGCTATATCAGCGACAGGTTCCTTCCCGACAAAGCGATAGATGTGATTGACGAAGCTGGCTCAAGGGCCATGCTTTCCGTTTCGACAGTCCCTCAGGAAGTGAAGGAGATAGAGAAGAAGGTTGACGAATTGACCAAGGAAAAAGAGTCGGCCATACAAGCCCAGGAGTTTGAGAGGGCGGCAAGGCTGAGAGACAAAGAGAAAGAGCTGAGAGCGAAACTCAAGGAAGTGAAGAAAAACTGGGACAGCTCGAAGCTCGACAGGGAAGCAAAGGTGAACGGTGAGGACATCGCAAGGATAGTTGCAGTAATGACCGGAATTCCGATTTCCAGACTGGAGGAAGAGGAATCGAGCCGGCTTCTGCGGATGGAAGACGAGCTCCGGAAGAGAATTATCGGCCAGGACGAGGCCCTTTCGGCGATTTCGAAGGCGATCAGGCGGAACAGGGCGGGTCTGAGGGATCCAAGGAGGCCCATAGGGTCGTTTATTTTCCTCGGGCCCACAGGAGTCGGAAAGACTGAGCTTGCCAGAGTGCTGGCGAAGTTTCTCTTCAACGACGAAGA from Candidatus Eisenbacteria bacterium includes these protein-coding regions:
- a CDS encoding ATP-dependent Clp protease ATP-binding subunit, whose product is MHDKFTERLKKVIYLAREEAARLHHDYIGTEHLLLGIVRQGEGVAADVLHNLGLDLDTVRQTVESMVSESGGTMTIGEIPFTPRAKRVLELSVDEARQLGHNYVGTEHLLLGLIREGEGIAARVLMELGLDRKKVREEMMRLLHGTPQMSSEREEKVETPALNQFGRDLTALAAEGKLDPIIGRNSEIERVIQVLSRRKKNNPVLIGEPGVGKTAIAEGLAERIVENKVPETLKDKRIVTLDLAAVVAGTKYRGQFEERLKAVMNEIRESKNSIIFIDELHTIVGAGGAEGAIDASNMLKPALARGELQCIGATTLDDYRKYIEKDGALERRFQPIMVDPPTVEETIQIIMGLRDRYEAHHKVKITDEAVVAAAKLSDRYISDRFLPDKAIDVIDEAGSRAMLSVSTVPQEVKEIEKKVDELTKEKESAIQAQEFERAARLRDKEKELRAKLKEVKKNWDSSKLDREAKVNGEDIARIVAVMTGIPISRLEEEESSRLLRMEDELRKRIIGQDEALSAISKAIRRNRAGLRDPRRPIGSFIFLGPTGVGKTELARVLAKFLFNDEDALIRIDMSEYMEKFAISRLVGAPPGYVGYEEGGQLTEKVRRKPYSVVLLDEIEKAHPDVFNILLQVLDDGQLTDSFKRKVNFKNTVLIMTSNLGTRRIKSGVSMGFQKTDERATYDQMREMVLDEMKRVFNPEFLNRIDDTIVFRSLGRPEMEQILHILISEVNERLNGQKVRLSLNDSAMKFLIEKGFDPVLGARPLKRAIQRLIEDPIAELILRKGISDDSLISVDLKEGELVFEETK